One Thunnus thynnus chromosome 18, fThuThy2.1, whole genome shotgun sequence genomic region harbors:
- the LOC137169547 gene encoding cysteine-rich protein 2-like, translated as MASKCPKCDKTVYFAEKVSSLGKDWHKFCLKCERCNKTLNPGGHAEHDGKPFCHKPCYAALFGPKGVNIGGAGSYVYDTPVNEAPAAVSVETDAKPEEEKRAPARGPVKAASFSSFSGGPNTCPRCNKTVYFAEKVSSLGKNWHRPCLRCERCSKTLAPGSHAEHDGQPYCHKPCYAVLFGPKGVNTGGVGSYIYDNPEAEAQP; from the exons cGGAGAAGGTGTCGTCTTTAGGGAAAGACTGGCACAAGTTCTGTCTGAAATGTGAGCGCTGCAACAAGACGTTGAATCCCGGAGGCCACGCTGAG CATGATGGGAAGCCTTTTTGTCACAAGCCCTGCTATGCCGCCCTCTTTGGACCAAAAG GGGTGAACATAGGCGGAGCTGGATCCTACGTGTACGATACTCCCGTCAACGAAGCCCCTGCAGCCGTTTCCGTGGAAACAGATGCCAaaccagaggaggagaaaagagccCCCGCTCGGGGACCAGTGAAGG ctgcaaGCTTCTCATCTTTCTCCGGAGGACCCAACACCTGCCCCAGATGCAACAAGACGGTGTATTTCG CTGAGAAGGTGTCTTCTCTCGGGAAGAACTGGCACCGGCCCTGTCTGCGCTGTGAGAGATGCAGTAAGACTCTGGCTCCCGGCAGCCACGCAGAG CATGACGGACAGCCGTACTGCCACAAACCCTGCTACGCTGTGCTGTTTGGACCTAAAG gtgtcaACACCGGAGGTGTCGGCAGCTACATCTACGACAATCCTGAAGCTGAGGCGCAGCCTTGA